From Fusobacterium varium:
AAAATATTTACTGTAATAAGTGTAAATCCTTTAGTAGGAAATAAATGGGTAGCTGAATTTCAGGAAATAACTAATAAAACTGAAGCTGGAAAATTAAAAAATTCTTTTATAAAGATAAGAAGAGAACTTCTTGGAATAGGTGATGATGAGTATCTTTTAAATGATCTTTTAGACATGAAGGCTGTAGATGCTGATAATGGAGATATACTTGGAAAAATAACTGATATATTTGAAACAGCAGCTCATGATATTTTGGTGATTGAGGGAGAAAATACAGAAATAATGGTTCCTGATGTAGATGAGTTTGTAAAAAAAATAGATTTTGATAAAAGAGAAATCTTTATTCATCTTATAGAAGGAATGAAAGAAGCAAAAGGTCAAAAATTAAAACAAGATGATGGGATAGATGAAGAACTTGAGGAAAATGAGGGGAAATAAATGAAAATCAACATTTTGACTCTATTTCCTGAGATGTTTTCTGGATTTAAAAGCGAAAGTATAATAGGAAGAGCTGTAGAAAAGGGCAGCCTTGAAATAAATGTAATAGATATCAGAGATTTTTGTTATGACAAACATAAACAGGCTGATGATACTCCTTTTGGTGGAGGGGCAGGAATGGTAATGAAACCTGAGCCACTTATAAGAGCACTGAAAACAACAGCTGGAAAAGTAATATACACTTCGCCGCAAGGGGTAAAATTTAATCAGCAGCTAGCTGTAAAACTTGCTCAGGAAAAAGAGATAACAATAATTGCTGGACATTATGAAGGAATAGATGAGAGGGTAATTGAGAGTAATGTTGATATAGAAATATCAATAGGGGATTTTGTTCTCACAGGAGGAGAATTGCCAGCAATGGTAATGACTGATTGTATTGCAAGACTTATTCCAGGAGTTATAAAAAAAGAATCTTATGAAAATGATTCTTTTTTCAATGGGTTGCTGGATTATCCCCATTATACAAGACCTGCTGAATATGAAGGAATGAAAGTTCCAGAGGTGCTGTTATCAGGACATCATAAAAATATAGAACTTTGGCGACTTAAAGAAAGTCTGAAAAGAACATATTTAAGAAGAAAAGATTTGCTTGAAAAAAGAGAACTAAGTAAAGCAGAAAAAAAACTTTTAGCTGAAATAAAGGCAGAACTTGGAAAGGAGCAGAAATGATATACAAATTAAATAATCTTATTCCTAAGATAGGAAAAAATAATTATATAGCAGACAGTGCAGCTATTATTGGAAATGTAGAAACTGGAGATAATGTTTCTATATGGTTTTCAGCTGTATTGAGAGGAGATATGAGTAAAATAATCATTGGAGATAATTCTAATGTGCAAGACAACTCAACTCTTCATGGAGATTCAGATTTTCCTACAACTATTGGAAAAGGGGTTACTATTGGACATAATTGTGTAGTTCATGGCTGCACTGTTGGAGATAATTCTATAATAGGAATGGGAAGTCAGATACTTAATGGGAGTATAATTCCAAAAAACTGTATTGTATCAGCTGGGGCAGTAGTAAATAGTAAATTAAAAGCTGAAGAGGGAGATCTTATAGCTGGTTCACCAGCTATAGTTATAAAAAAGTTGTCTGAAAAACATTGGAAATATTTAAGCTATGCCAGAGATTCATATCTTACAAAAATAAAAAGATATTCAGAAAACTTGGAAAAAATAAATATAAATGAGAATAACTAGATTTTAATTAAAAAATCAAGAAAAGAGGAATGAGTAATAAATGAGAGAAAAAATTTATCTAGGATTAGTTCATTATCCTGTATATAATAAAAACAATGATGTGGTATGTACTTCAGTTACAAATTTTGATATTCATGATATATCTAGAAGCTGTAGAACTTATGATATAAAAGGATATCGTTTGATAGTTCCTGTAGATGCACAAAAAATGCTAACAGAAAGAATAATTGGATATTGGCAGGAAGGTACTGGAGGTCAGTATAATAAAGATAGAGAAAATGCTTTTGCTATAACAAGAGTGATGGACAGCATAGAAAAAACTATTGAGGAAATAGAAGAAAAAGAAGGACAGAAACCAGTTATAATAACTACATCTGCAAGAATTTTTTCTAATACATTAGGATATAAAGCACTTTCAGAAAAAATATTTGAAGATGACAAACCATATCTTTTATTATTTGGAACAGGGTGGGGTCTTACAGATGAAATAATGGACATGTCAGATTATATTCTAGAGCCAATAAGAGGAAATACAAAATATAATCATCTTTCTGTGAGAGCAGCAGTAGCTATTATTTTAGATAGATTATTAGGAGAAAATTAATAGATAAATTCTGGAGGTAAGATGAATAGAAATGAGATCAGAATAAAACCTCAGGACAGTATTTTCAGACAGATGGGAATAAACTCTGTAGACATTAAAGAGATAGTTTTCAGTGAAAGAAATAAGAAAATGAAGTTTATGTGTTCCGTTCCATGTGTAAAAGACCTCTGTGAACTTGATATAATCTATGAAAATATAAAAAAGAATTTTGGAAAAGAGTTGGAAGTAGATTTTAGAGTAGAGTATACAGAGAAAGAAATGATGAAGGAAGAACTTATAGTAATAGTAGAAAGAGCCATAATCAGACTTAAGGCAAGAAATGCTATTTCTAAATCATTTCTTTATTTTTATAGAATAAAGATAGAAGAAGAAGCTGTAAATATTGAACTTAATGAAAAAACAGCTATAGAAATTCTTATAAGTTCTGGAATAGATGATAAACTTGAAGAAATACTGGAAAATTATGGAATATATAATTTTAAAGTTAAATTTATACTTGGAGATTTTTCCAAGGAATTAACAGAAGTAGAAAAACAAAAACAGAAAGAAATAATAACTTTATCAGCTAAAATAGACTCTGATAATTCAAAAGCAGCAGCGTCTAAACCTCAAAAATCAAATGAGGTCTTTGTAAAACAAGGATTTTCAAAACAGGGATATACAAGTAATAAAACAAAAGAAATAAAAGGAAACTCTATTTCAATAGAGGAATTTGGAGAACTCTATGAAGATGAAATTTGTATAGTTGAAGGAGAAATATTTTCTATTGAGAGCAGAGATATCAAAAATGATAAAATTTTAATGACAATAAGAATAACCGATGAAAGAAGTTCTCTGACAACAAAGGTATTTCTTGATAAAAATAAAAAATTAGAAGTATCTGTTGGAGATTTTATTAAAGTAAGCGGAAAAAAACAAGTTGATAAGTTTTCTGATAATGAAGAAATAATAATGATAAATTCTATTAATAAACTTGATAAGGTAAAAGTTCAAAAAATTGATAATGCTCCAGAAAAAATGGTAGAGCTTCATACACATAGTAAAATGAGTGAGATGGTTGGAGTAGAAGATATTTCAGACCTTATAAAACAGGCAATAGAGTATGGACATAAAGCAATGGCTATAACTGATTATGCAGTAGTACATTCTTTTCCATTTGCTTATAAGGCAGCTAAAGGAAAAGATTTTAAAGCTATTCTTGGATGTGAAATGTATATGGTAAATGATACTGCTGAAATGGTAAGAAGCAGTAAAAATATACCTATTGAGGAAGAAAGTTTTGTAGTATTTGACTTAGAGACTATGGGACTTAATTCACATGAACATGAAATAATAGAAATAGGAGCTGTAAAACTTCAGGGAACAAGAATAATAGAGAGATATTCTCAATTGGTTAACCCTAAAAAATCTATTCCTAAAAAGATACAGGAGCTTACAAATATATCTCAAGATATGGTTGATAATATGCCTACAATAGATGAAGTCCTTCCTAAGTTTATGGAATTTGTAGGTGACTCTACAATGGTAGCACATAATGCTCCATTTGATATGGGATTTATAAGAAGAGATGTCAAAAAAATTATGGGATACGATTATAAACCTGCAGTAATAGATACGTTACAAATGGCAAGAGATTTATATCCTGATCTTAAAGCATATGGATTGAAAAACTTGAATAAAGTATTAGGATTATCATTAGATAACCACCATAGAGCTGTAGACGACTCACAAGCAACGGCTAATATGTTCATTATATTTATTGAAAAATATATAGAAATGGGAATAACTAATCTTAGTGAAATAACAGGTGCTCTCCCAATAAATGTAAAAAAACAAGATACATCCAATATAATAGTATTGGTGAAAAATCTTCAGGGACTTCATAATATGTACAGATTAGTATCAGAAGCTCATGTTGATTATTATGGAAATAAGAAACCAAGAGTCATGAAATCACATATAGAAAAGTATAGAGAAGGATTGATTATTGGAAGTTCTCTTTCTTCACATTTTATGAATGATGGAGAATTATCTAATTATTATATGAGATATGATTATGAAAAAATAGAAAAAAATATAGAATTTTATGATTATATAGAGCTTCTTCCAAAAGGAGCATATTCAGAGTTATATGAAGATGATGGAACTGGAACTATATCATCTTTTTCAATGATTGAAGATATGAATAAATATTTTTATAATTTAGCTAAAGAGAGAGGAAAATTAGTAACAGCAAGTTCTAATGTACATTATATAAATGAAACTGACAGTAAAATAAGAAGCATTCTTCTTTATGGAAGTGGAAGTGTTTATAGAGAGAATCAATATAAGACAGATAATAAATTTTATTTTAGAACCACAGAAGAACTTGTAAATGAATTCGACTATATGGGTGAAGATATTGCAAAGGAGATAGTTATATCAGGAACAAATACTATAGCTGATATGATAGAAGTTATAAAACCAGTACCTGATGGATTTTATCCTCCTAAAATAGATAATGCTGAAAATATAGTAAAAGAGATGACATATGAAAAAGCATACAGAATATATGGAAATCCTCTCCCAGAAATAGTTAAAGCAAGATTAGAAAGAGAACTTGGAGCTATTATAGGTAATGGCTTTTCGGTACTTTATCTTTCAGCTCAAAAACTTGTTAAAAAATCACTGGATAATGGATATCTAG
This genomic window contains:
- the trmD gene encoding tRNA (guanine(37)-N(1))-methyltransferase; this encodes MKINILTLFPEMFSGFKSESIIGRAVEKGSLEINVIDIRDFCYDKHKQADDTPFGGGAGMVMKPEPLIRALKTTAGKVIYTSPQGVKFNQQLAVKLAQEKEITIIAGHYEGIDERVIESNVDIEISIGDFVLTGGELPAMVMTDCIARLIPGVIKKESYENDSFFNGLLDYPHYTRPAEYEGMKVPEVLLSGHHKNIELWRLKESLKRTYLRRKDLLEKRELSKAEKKLLAEIKAELGKEQK
- the polC gene encoding DNA polymerase III subunit alpha codes for the protein MNRNEIRIKPQDSIFRQMGINSVDIKEIVFSERNKKMKFMCSVPCVKDLCELDIIYENIKKNFGKELEVDFRVEYTEKEMMKEELIVIVERAIIRLKARNAISKSFLYFYRIKIEEEAVNIELNEKTAIEILISSGIDDKLEEILENYGIYNFKVKFILGDFSKELTEVEKQKQKEIITLSAKIDSDNSKAAASKPQKSNEVFVKQGFSKQGYTSNKTKEIKGNSISIEEFGELYEDEICIVEGEIFSIESRDIKNDKILMTIRITDERSSLTTKVFLDKNKKLEVSVGDFIKVSGKKQVDKFSDNEEIIMINSINKLDKVKVQKIDNAPEKMVELHTHSKMSEMVGVEDISDLIKQAIEYGHKAMAITDYAVVHSFPFAYKAAKGKDFKAILGCEMYMVNDTAEMVRSSKNIPIEEESFVVFDLETMGLNSHEHEIIEIGAVKLQGTRIIERYSQLVNPKKSIPKKIQELTNISQDMVDNMPTIDEVLPKFMEFVGDSTMVAHNAPFDMGFIRRDVKKIMGYDYKPAVIDTLQMARDLYPDLKAYGLKNLNKVLGLSLDNHHRAVDDSQATANMFIIFIEKYIEMGITNLSEITGALPINVKKQDTSNIIVLVKNLQGLHNMYRLVSEAHVDYYGNKKPRVMKSHIEKYREGLIIGSSLSSHFMNDGELSNYYMRYDYEKIEKNIEFYDYIELLPKGAYSELYEDDGTGTISSFSMIEDMNKYFYNLAKERGKLVTASSNVHYINETDSKIRSILLYGSGSVYRENQYKTDNKFYFRTTEELVNEFDYMGEDIAKEIVISGTNTIADMIEVIKPVPDGFYPPKIDNAENIVKEMTYEKAYRIYGNPLPEIVKARLERELGAIIGNGFSVLYLSAQKLVKKSLDNGYLVGSRGSVGSSLVAYMMDITEVNALYPHYICTNPECKNSEFIEREGVGIDLPEKMCPKCGQVYKRDGYSIPFEVFMGFNGEKVPDIDLNFSGEYQSEIHRYCEQLFGKENVFKAGTISTLAEKNAEGYVRKYFEEHEMKGNRAEIIRLAKKCEGAKKTTGQHPGGMVVVPRDHSIYEFCPVQKPANDEKNDSITTHFDYHVMDEQLVKLDILGHDDPTTIKMLQEYTGVDIYTIPIADPETLKIFSGTESLGITPDDINSVVGTFGVPEFGTPFVRQMLIDTMPKTFAELVRISGLSHGTDVWLNNAQEFIRQKKATLSQVITVRDDIMNYLIDQGLEKGTAFKIMEFVRKGKPSKDPEGWEKFSNEMKEHDVAEWYIESCRRIKYMFPKGHAVAYVMMAMRIAYFKVHYPLAFYAAYLSRKAEDFDYEIMSDPKTAKEHLAVLSKEPKLDVKKKAEMAICEIIVEMYARGYEFLPIDVYTSAGFKFTIEDGKIRIPLIALNGLGGAVIENLIKERETSKFLSYEDLKRRTKISQTIIEKLKSINAVDSLSETNQISLF
- the rimM gene encoding ribosome maturation protein RimM, encoding MELLTVGKISGTHHLKGAVKIIANIGDAEILEGNRVIVELPEGEQKIFTVISVNPLVGNKWVAEFQEITNKTEAGKLKNSFIKIRRELLGIGDDEYLLNDLLDMKAVDADNGDILGKITDIFETAAHDILVIEGENTEIMVPDVDEFVKKIDFDKREIFIHLIEGMKEAKGQKLKQDDGIDEELEENEGK
- a CDS encoding acetyltransferase — encoded protein: MIYKLNNLIPKIGKNNYIADSAAIIGNVETGDNVSIWFSAVLRGDMSKIIIGDNSNVQDNSTLHGDSDFPTTIGKGVTIGHNCVVHGCTVGDNSIIGMGSQILNGSIIPKNCIVSAGAVVNSKLKAEEGDLIAGSPAIVIKKLSEKHWKYLSYARDSYLTKIKRYSENLEKININENN